One window of the Natrinema sp. CBA1119 genome contains the following:
- a CDS encoding helix-turn-helix domain-containing protein, translating into MITDRSRRRGRAALFWVTGTESDVDAFSAAARTEPAIERLTAVDTVGDRTLFRAEWAEDVDGVITGIETAVATVLEATGSAVEWQFELRFADHSCVRTFQRYCTAHDIEIDLVRIRHLVDPEPTRSYGLTDIQRETLALAYARGYFREPRAVSLAELAAEFVVIPLPVDSLISDARLISDLEFGMPPELVRIVIVGILHIVVLGLLSALMDSDDLSGPLIVADTGHVVTGAVEIVFDVFPIPRAIRF; encoded by the coding sequence ATGATAACGGATCGATCCCGTCGGCGAGGCCGTGCTGCCCTTTTTTGGGTGACGGGGACGGAGTCCGACGTGGACGCTTTCTCGGCGGCCGCGCGGACGGAACCGGCGATAGAGCGCTTGACGGCGGTCGACACGGTCGGAGATCGGACGCTGTTCCGCGCCGAGTGGGCCGAGGACGTGGACGGCGTCATCACCGGCATCGAGACGGCGGTGGCCACCGTCCTCGAGGCGACGGGCTCCGCGGTGGAGTGGCAGTTCGAACTGCGGTTCGCGGACCACTCCTGTGTCCGCACCTTTCAGCGGTACTGTACGGCACACGACATCGAGATCGATCTCGTGCGGATCCGCCATCTCGTCGACCCGGAACCGACGAGGTCGTACGGACTTACCGATATCCAGCGCGAAACGCTGGCACTGGCCTACGCACGGGGATACTTCCGTGAACCGCGAGCAGTGAGCCTCGCAGAGCTCGCGGCCGAGTTCGTCGTCATCCCGCTGCCAGTAGACAGTCTGATCAGTGACGCTCGTTTGATATCCGACCTCGAGTTTGGGATGCCACCCGAACTCGTCAGGATCGTAATTGTCGGGATCCTTCATATAGTAGTGCTTGGCCTCCTTTCCGCTCTCATGGACTCGGACGATCTGTCCGGCCCGCTGATCGTTGCCGACACTGGTCACGTAGTCACCGGGGCGGTCGAGATTGTCTTCGACGTGTTTCCGATACCCAGAGCGATCAGATTCTAA
- a CDS encoding helix-turn-helix domain-containing protein, whose amino-acid sequence MPHAKLTIDLPEHIWIGDLSATHPELVFQVVTSIVGKDTGIGLIRLTATDPLPIITDIQARDDIDSLELLWKHDDEALLQIQTSNPLPLLPIWRAGVPLKMPFDIQNGQATWNVTTSNDRLSSLRTHLDDLGIGFTIEHIRDIDTSQADRLLTDRQQEVLATAAEEGYYQVPRESTLGDVADTLGIANATCSDVLHRAEGHIIHWFINEHMEV is encoded by the coding sequence ATGCCACACGCGAAACTCACGATCGATCTCCCAGAGCACATCTGGATTGGAGATCTCTCGGCTACCCATCCGGAGTTAGTGTTCCAAGTTGTCACAAGTATCGTCGGAAAAGACACCGGCATCGGACTCATCCGGCTTACCGCCACCGATCCGCTGCCGATCATTACCGACATTCAGGCCCGCGATGACATCGATAGCCTCGAACTGCTCTGGAAACACGACGACGAAGCGCTCCTCCAGATACAGACGTCGAACCCCCTCCCACTCCTCCCGATCTGGCGAGCTGGCGTTCCGCTCAAGATGCCGTTCGACATCCAGAACGGGCAGGCCACGTGGAACGTGACTACATCGAACGACCGCCTTTCGAGCCTCCGTACACACCTTGATGATCTCGGAATCGGATTCACTATTGAACACATTCGTGATATTGATACGAGTCAGGCGGATCGATTGCTAACTGACCGCCAGCAAGAGGTGTTGGCAACGGCCGCCGAAGAGGGATATTATCAGGTGCCACGGGAATCGACGTTAGGCGACGTAGCTGACACTCTCGGAATCGCAAATGCCACGTGTAGCGATGTTCTCCATCGTGCCGAGGGCCACATCATTCACTGGTTTATAAATGAACATATGGAAGTGTAA
- a CDS encoding multicopper oxidase domain-containing protein, producing the protein MDPDNTNKTEEENRLPSSLDFPTRRSFLKGSAASAGMLAAAGCLNGDSASNGDKTETIPGDEPAPGGQVRQFTVHAIETDVVYNAFGLHQPKATVYVLEENLVEALAASDVTPDDAFADLPDDARDKKRQKKDYHRDDLNKKERKKAEKKLETAEKEIEEAKKRKEKAKNDKERKKARKALHRARKKKAKAKRKLGDVDTSVLQPLTIRANVGDVFEIEFVNHLDRHASMHQTALPYQVTESDGASVGDNLDTTAAPGETVSYEWYATHEGTHFFHDLANPAFDSADAPPEEANLVSRGLFGSAVVEPPEATWTHPETGEEHRSGVRADVHVPGEDEPAHREFIIHYHTPEGVYPADGRELIWPGSDEPQTVHAINYRADPTGIRLGEEGLELVDDPDPDAEDVEEYFYNSWIFGDPGGGDNVYRTYLGDPVKLVAVGASHEERHSHHLHGHRWKEVGEREDVDTLDVQNLGFGATHETKLVTAHGGVGFFDVRPIGFGPGEVPDRLEDGLNLVDDELDLDDDDDDLEGIADPLETVRPGMDWDEAFDVGAGGAHGSTGDYLLHCHLFPHYAEGMWASMRVYDKVQEDLELLEDNAPPLDADDETPGFPDFIPGEQGEAPPKPPYDFIRDPTPEEAAALGDIVPGAPYTDPCDPEIAPEEFGGPPAGEDAPVREYNIVALPAELVYNDAGDHDPDGQVFVLKEDVADVLTGKMNPEPLVIRANVGDCVDITLTNLMPSGRSNHIHFVSYDVLGSDSLANGFNYDQAAEPGGQMTYRWYADEEGTILFHDHIDGIDEVMHGHFAALIVEPEDSEWYDPHTGDPIEAGTQAIVSQPDGEDFREFALLYHDFAPLRNRQGQFVNELEEHNRNAGVMAINYRNAPYYRRGPDPDPAYVHSSYVNGDPPTPVLETYDGDPVRIRVVQPAYEEQHNFFIDGTKITPAGASPEDTASQAIHVAEAFTFFLDAEADDLPNPDGIPVYDHLYGSGVTDDLWDGMWGVQRVFGASVDHLQPLPDRGAPKGKITEDQLREMGHPAPFLDWKKLGRKAWLTYSEDVQRKYDLGKHALDEQWQRDLVEAFEKTNHEGLLSKLLYGDLTLEDILAALGLTRKELKHETDIDPKRLKKRLEEFDGVGRLDKPPFPADEPARQNPNVGEIPPRAPEPGDPCPDGSVVREYDVTVFQTDIVFNEYDDHDPYGIVIALDEHVEEIRAGERPSKPLTLRANEGDCIQINLTNELPVEFAPDHAHPEMRTREQDLNIEWEESNRASLSPQRLEMDAQGSQGVTIGFNFDQTIPPGETITYRWFADELLGTSILWDMADVRGHRHHGAFGHLHVEPEGSIWLDPATAEPLADHGDRFAPSMTTESIIVPDDGPAFREFPLSFSDGRYIVNRDDPDDCVVPPGPDDDADAACNQIPDDPEDQGYMAINNRAEPFIRRFQTGPDDQHLVFDSEVHGDPATPVMNAFVEDPIRFRVSHSADKARGLDFHLAAHQWLRAQDVPESEIVGVGDQFMPGRSRKIDPLGGAGGLVDSVGDHIYMETKMRRRLEAGAWGIFRVGEDDDFAEPVQPLPDRIEKKKLKPEARTGWTVARGDATGNGTTDVLIGVPGSRIAGDDAGAAYLFHGPVDESDLTDLSNADVQFLGTPGKRIGSAVSIKKNEIRLSAKNGKHQYVFDGTKKLPPSVEVADADDVR; encoded by the coding sequence ATGGATCCGGACAATACGAACAAAACGGAAGAGGAGAACCGACTGCCGAGCAGTCTCGACTTCCCGACGAGACGATCGTTCCTCAAGGGGTCGGCCGCGTCCGCAGGGATGCTGGCCGCAGCGGGGTGTCTCAACGGCGATTCCGCCAGTAACGGCGACAAGACGGAGACGATACCGGGCGACGAACCGGCGCCGGGCGGACAGGTCCGACAGTTCACCGTCCACGCGATCGAGACCGACGTCGTCTACAACGCGTTCGGGCTTCATCAGCCCAAGGCGACCGTCTACGTCCTTGAGGAGAATCTCGTGGAGGCACTGGCCGCCTCGGACGTGACGCCCGACGACGCCTTCGCGGATCTGCCGGACGACGCGCGCGATAAGAAGCGTCAGAAGAAAGACTACCACCGCGACGATCTCAATAAGAAAGAGCGGAAGAAAGCGGAGAAGAAACTCGAGACGGCGGAGAAGGAGATCGAAGAGGCGAAGAAACGCAAGGAGAAGGCGAAAAACGACAAGGAGCGCAAGAAAGCGCGGAAGGCGCTCCACCGAGCGCGCAAGAAGAAGGCGAAAGCAAAGCGGAAGCTGGGCGACGTCGACACGTCAGTCCTGCAGCCGCTGACGATCCGCGCGAACGTCGGCGACGTGTTCGAGATCGAGTTCGTCAACCACCTCGATCGGCACGCCTCGATGCACCAGACGGCGCTGCCCTACCAGGTGACCGAGTCCGACGGCGCGAGCGTCGGCGACAACCTGGACACGACCGCGGCTCCCGGGGAGACGGTCAGCTACGAGTGGTACGCCACCCACGAGGGGACTCACTTCTTCCACGACCTCGCCAATCCGGCGTTCGACAGCGCCGACGCGCCGCCCGAGGAGGCTAACCTCGTCTCCCGCGGCCTGTTCGGCTCGGCCGTCGTCGAGCCGCCGGAAGCGACGTGGACTCATCCCGAGACCGGCGAGGAACACCGTAGCGGCGTCCGCGCGGACGTTCACGTGCCCGGCGAGGACGAGCCCGCCCACCGGGAGTTCATCATCCACTACCACACCCCGGAGGGAGTCTACCCCGCCGACGGCAGGGAGCTGATCTGGCCCGGCTCCGACGAGCCCCAGACGGTCCACGCGATCAACTACCGGGCCGATCCGACCGGCATCAGGCTCGGCGAGGAGGGGCTCGAGCTCGTCGACGACCCCGATCCGGACGCCGAGGATGTCGAGGAGTACTTCTACAACTCCTGGATCTTCGGCGACCCTGGTGGCGGCGACAACGTCTACCGGACGTATCTGGGCGATCCGGTCAAGCTGGTCGCCGTCGGCGCGTCCCACGAGGAACGCCACTCCCACCACCTCCACGGCCACCGCTGGAAGGAAGTCGGCGAGCGCGAGGATGTCGACACCCTCGACGTGCAGAACCTCGGGTTCGGCGCGACCCACGAGACGAAACTGGTCACCGCCCACGGCGGCGTCGGCTTCTTCGACGTCCGGCCGATCGGCTTCGGCCCCGGAGAGGTGCCCGACCGGCTTGAGGACGGGCTGAACCTCGTCGACGACGAGTTGGACCTCGACGACGATGACGACGACCTCGAGGGGATCGCGGACCCGCTCGAGACGGTCCGGCCGGGGATGGACTGGGACGAGGCGTTCGACGTCGGTGCCGGCGGTGCCCACGGGTCCACCGGCGACTACCTGCTGCACTGCCACCTCTTCCCCCACTACGCCGAGGGAATGTGGGCGAGCATGCGCGTCTACGACAAAGTCCAGGAGGATCTCGAACTGCTCGAGGACAACGCGCCGCCGCTGGACGCGGACGACGAGACCCCCGGCTTCCCCGACTTCATCCCCGGGGAGCAGGGCGAAGCGCCGCCGAAGCCGCCGTACGATTTCATCCGCGATCCGACGCCCGAGGAGGCCGCGGCGCTCGGCGATATCGTTCCCGGCGCGCCGTACACTGATCCGTGCGATCCCGAGATCGCTCCCGAGGAGTTCGGCGGGCCGCCGGCGGGCGAGGACGCGCCGGTGCGCGAGTACAACATCGTCGCGCTCCCGGCCGAACTCGTCTACAACGACGCTGGCGACCACGACCCCGACGGGCAGGTGTTCGTCCTCAAAGAGGACGTCGCGGACGTCCTGACGGGGAAGATGAACCCCGAGCCGCTGGTAATTCGAGCCAACGTCGGCGATTGCGTCGACATTACGCTGACGAACCTGATGCCGTCGGGACGGTCGAACCACATCCACTTCGTCTCCTACGACGTGCTGGGCTCGGACTCGCTGGCCAACGGATTCAACTACGATCAGGCGGCCGAGCCCGGCGGCCAGATGACCTACCGCTGGTACGCCGACGAGGAGGGGACGATCCTCTTCCACGACCACATTGACGGGATCGACGAGGTCATGCACGGCCACTTCGCCGCGCTGATCGTCGAACCCGAGGACTCCGAGTGGTACGATCCCCACACCGGCGACCCGATCGAAGCTGGGACCCAGGCGATCGTCTCCCAGCCTGACGGCGAGGACTTCCGCGAATTCGCCCTGCTGTACCACGACTTCGCGCCACTTCGCAACCGGCAGGGCCAATTCGTCAACGAACTCGAGGAACACAATCGGAACGCCGGCGTGATGGCGATCAACTACCGGAACGCGCCCTACTACCGCCGCGGGCCCGATCCGGACCCGGCGTACGTCCACAGCTCGTACGTTAACGGCGATCCGCCGACGCCGGTGCTGGAGACCTACGACGGCGACCCGGTCCGGATCCGCGTGGTCCAGCCGGCCTACGAGGAGCAGCACAACTTCTTCATCGACGGGACCAAGATCACCCCGGCCGGTGCGAGTCCGGAGGATACGGCCTCGCAGGCCATCCACGTCGCCGAGGCGTTCACGTTCTTCCTCGACGCGGAGGCCGACGACCTGCCCAATCCGGACGGGATCCCCGTCTACGACCACCTCTACGGATCGGGCGTCACCGACGACCTCTGGGACGGGATGTGGGGCGTCCAGCGCGTCTTCGGCGCGAGCGTCGATCACCTGCAGCCGCTGCCCGACCGCGGCGCTCCGAAAGGGAAGATCACCGAGGACCAGCTCCGCGAGATGGGCCACCCGGCCCCGTTCCTTGACTGGAAGAAACTGGGCCGCAAGGCGTGGCTCACCTACTCCGAGGACGTCCAGCGGAAGTACGACCTCGGTAAACACGCCCTCGACGAGCAGTGGCAGCGCGATCTGGTCGAGGCGTTCGAGAAGACGAACCACGAGGGACTCCTCTCGAAACTCCTGTACGGCGACCTCACTCTCGAGGATATCCTCGCGGCGCTCGGGCTGACGCGCAAGGAACTGAAACACGAGACGGACATCGATCCGAAGCGGCTGAAAAAGCGCCTCGAGGAGTTCGACGGCGTGGGACGGCTCGACAAGCCGCCGTTCCCGGCGGACGAGCCGGCTCGTCAGAACCCCAACGTCGGCGAGATTCCGCCGCGGGCGCCCGAGCCGGGCGATCCGTGTCCCGACGGGTCGGTCGTCCGCGAGTACGACGTGACCGTCTTCCAGACGGACATCGTGTTCAACGAGTACGACGACCACGATCCCTATGGGATCGTGATCGCGCTCGACGAACACGTCGAGGAGATCCGGGCCGGCGAGCGCCCGTCCAAGCCGCTGACGCTCCGGGCCAACGAGGGCGACTGCATCCAGATCAACCTCACCAACGAGCTGCCGGTCGAGTTCGCCCCCGATCACGCCCACCCCGAGATGCGCACCCGGGAGCAGGACCTGAACATCGAGTGGGAGGAGTCCAACCGCGCCTCACTCAGCCCACAGCGGCTCGAGATGGACGCCCAGGGTTCGCAGGGTGTGACCATCGGGTTCAACTTCGACCAGACGATCCCGCCGGGCGAGACGATCACCTACCGCTGGTTCGCCGACGAGCTGCTCGGCACGTCCATCCTGTGGGACATGGCAGACGTGCGCGGCCACCGCCATCACGGCGCGTTCGGCCACCTGCACGTCGAGCCAGAGGGGTCGATCTGGCTCGATCCCGCCACGGCCGAGCCGCTGGCCGACCACGGCGATCGCTTCGCGCCGTCGATGACGACCGAGAGCATCATCGTGCCCGACGACGGCCCGGCGTTTCGCGAGTTCCCGCTGTCGTTCAGCGACGGCCGGTACATCGTCAACCGCGACGATCCTGACGACTGCGTCGTGCCGCCGGGACCGGACGACGACGCCGATGCGGCGTGTAACCAGATCCCGGACGATCCTGAGGATCAGGGCTACATGGCGATCAATAACCGCGCGGAGCCGTTCATCCGGCGGTTCCAGACCGGCCCGGACGACCAGCACCTCGTCTTCGACTCGGAGGTCCACGGCGACCCGGCTACGCCCGTGATGAACGCCTTCGTCGAGGATCCCATCCGGTTCCGCGTCAGCCACTCCGCCGACAAGGCTCGCGGGCTCGACTTCCATCTTGCCGCCCACCAGTGGCTCCGTGCTCAGGACGTCCCCGAGTCGGAAATCGTCGGCGTCGGCGACCAGTTCATGCCGGGCAGATCGCGCAAAATCGATCCGCTGGGCGGTGCCGGCGGCCTCGTCGACAGCGTCGGTGACCACATCTACATGGAGACGAAAATGCGCCGCCGCCTCGAGGCCGGCGCGTGGGGAATCTTCCGGGTTGGCGAGGACGACGACTTCGCCGAGCCGGTCCAACCGCTGCCGGATCGGATCGAGAAGAAGAAACTGAAGCCGGAGGCCCGCACCGGTTGGACCGTCGCTCGCGGCGACGCCACCGGCAACGGGACGACCGACGTGCTGATCGGCGTGCCCGGCAGCCGCATCGCCGGCGACGACGCCGGCGCGGCCTACCTATTCCACGGGCCGGTCGACGAGAGCGATCTCACCGACCTGTCGAACGCCGACGTCCAGTTCCTCGGAACGCCCGGGAAGCGAATTGGCTCCGCCGTCAGCATCAAGAAGAACGAAATCCGCCTCTCCGCGAAGAACGGAAAGCATCAGTACGTCTTCGACGGCACGAAGAAGCTACCGCCGTCCGTCGAAGTGGCCGACGCAGACGACGTTCGCTGA
- a CDS encoding class I SAM-dependent methyltransferase → MAGDQGRDRTHSHDDERTRRADVRDTYDRIATHFASTREYAWPEVEAFVDAHATDRAGVGLDLGCGNCRHAELLEPRLETVIGLDVSRGLLETGRERALERNFDVELVQGDASTLPLADDSIDIAIYVATLHHLPTRAARRASLDDLARVLAPDGRALVSAWSTAHDRFEETEGFDTTVEWTLPDGEAVDRFYHIYAPDEFETDLIDSDLEVLEWELSSGNCYATVAGTGTTE, encoded by the coding sequence ATGGCCGGGGATCAAGGTCGCGATCGAACTCACAGTCACGACGACGAGCGCACCCGCCGCGCCGACGTGCGGGACACCTACGACCGGATCGCGACCCACTTCGCGTCCACGCGGGAGTACGCCTGGCCCGAAGTCGAGGCCTTCGTCGACGCCCACGCGACCGACCGCGCCGGCGTCGGACTCGATCTCGGCTGCGGCAACTGTCGCCACGCCGAGCTCCTCGAGCCCCGCCTCGAGACGGTCATCGGCCTCGACGTCAGCCGCGGCTTGCTCGAGACGGGCCGGGAGCGCGCGCTCGAGCGCAACTTCGACGTCGAGTTGGTTCAGGGGGACGCGTCGACACTCCCGCTGGCCGACGACAGCATCGATATCGCGATCTACGTTGCGACACTGCACCACCTGCCGACGCGGGCGGCCCGCCGGGCGAGTCTGGACGACCTCGCGCGGGTACTCGCCCCCGACGGCCGCGCCTTGGTCAGCGCGTGGTCGACCGCCCACGACCGGTTCGAGGAAACCGAGGGGTTCGATACGACGGTCGAGTGGACTCTCCCCGACGGCGAGGCGGTCGACCGATTCTACCATATCTACGCCCCTGACGAATTCGAGACCGATCTCATCGATAGCGACCTCGAGGTACTCGAGTGGGAACTCTCGAGCGGGAACTGTTATGCGACGGTCGCGGGCACTGGGACGACCGAATAG
- a CDS encoding MMPL family transporter codes for MTPGISEQITENARLVIAVMLIASAVIVAGIPMVERSTSLDQFQTDADEADALDYSEGNFSAGTTNTTSAQIIVQDDDVLDKETLVSILEYEQTVRNNETVNGTLVENDSTRSVANLIATTAFRDDQAEELRTRERELSETESTLDATLDSLAHNPNASIRPAFEDVNANTSINLTETEYALFTNAVEERRAATDENATTDGQNGTGDGDGNVTQRILAEEYAALSEDKQRLSNLDPSLSTQIDELRSLNESQVDGIVTNVLTGNTSRSTQALAFMPDYYERGSTEANATLLVVSQETPGGSFAPGDAPDEIEDSQVAMTDLAPDDDSMSVLIYGDGIVSTEIIDSMVDSVLLVGPLAVAFVLLVLVVVYRDLPDILLGLLGIVLVLAWTFGAMGWFDIAFSQPFIVVLVLLTGLSIDYGLHVVMRYREARGSSETAPSRAMAVALGSVGVALVYVTTTTVIGFLSNLTSPLAVFRELGIVSAIGIVATLLIFGVFVPALKVELDELLESRGVDRVKPAVGTGTGLISRLLDTGATLATTAPYVVIIVALLVSSVGVYGATGINASFEQSDFLAEDPDDWLKNLPGPIAPGTYTAETAIDTLDSDFIRQDTTTTILVRGDVADPATLDRLNSARKNASSMDTTETYIGGEAAITDPITVMDRVAAENDSFNATLAAADTDNDGVPDENVATVYEELYRIAPEEAENVIYRDDGEYRAIRMVVMVDGSAEDETVRDQMGWIAEDVDGEGVSTIATGDTIVNQITADQLAETAFMSLVVALVSVLVVLTAAYRFTEGSASLGVITIVPVAFTLTWVLGTMALLDIPFNIVTGMITGLTIGLGVDYSLHISERFNQELEETETVAAALHETVSGTGGALLSSAVTTASGFAVLLVAILPFLQSFGLITALTIVFAFLASVFVLPSLLVVWARLVGRGEGTDTDSCGAAAETNSDVPRR; via the coding sequence ATGACGCCCGGTATAAGCGAGCAGATCACGGAAAACGCTCGTCTCGTGATCGCAGTCATGCTCATCGCATCGGCCGTCATTGTCGCCGGGATCCCAATGGTCGAACGCTCGACTTCGCTTGATCAGTTCCAGACTGATGCTGACGAAGCTGACGCGCTCGATTACTCCGAGGGGAACTTCTCTGCGGGCACGACGAACACGACGTCTGCACAGATCATCGTCCAAGACGATGACGTCCTCGACAAGGAGACACTCGTTTCGATACTCGAATACGAGCAAACAGTACGGAACAACGAAACGGTCAACGGCACACTCGTCGAGAACGACTCCACGCGGAGCGTCGCGAATCTGATCGCAACTACGGCGTTCCGTGACGACCAAGCCGAGGAGCTTCGAACCCGTGAGCGCGAACTCTCCGAGACGGAATCGACGCTCGACGCTACCCTCGATTCGCTCGCTCATAACCCGAACGCCAGCATCCGACCGGCGTTCGAGGATGTCAACGCGAACACGTCGATAAATCTCACCGAGACGGAGTACGCGCTCTTTACGAACGCCGTCGAGGAGCGTCGCGCGGCGACTGATGAGAACGCGACTACCGACGGCCAAAACGGGACCGGAGACGGTGACGGGAACGTCACGCAACGTATACTGGCCGAAGAGTACGCGGCCCTCTCCGAGGACAAGCAGCGCCTGAGCAATCTCGACCCCTCTCTCAGTACTCAAATCGACGAACTCCGGTCGCTGAACGAGTCACAGGTCGATGGAATCGTTACCAACGTACTCACTGGAAACACGAGTCGATCGACACAGGCGCTCGCGTTCATGCCCGACTATTACGAGCGGGGATCAACCGAAGCCAACGCGACACTGCTCGTGGTGTCCCAGGAGACACCTGGTGGCTCGTTTGCGCCGGGTGACGCGCCCGACGAGATTGAGGACTCCCAAGTGGCCATGACAGACCTCGCACCGGACGACGACTCTATGTCTGTCCTGATTTACGGGGATGGCATCGTGTCCACGGAGATTATTGACTCAATGGTCGACAGCGTCCTGCTGGTCGGGCCGCTGGCCGTCGCGTTCGTCCTGCTCGTCCTCGTGGTCGTCTACAGGGACTTGCCCGACATCCTGCTCGGACTCCTCGGAATCGTCCTCGTCCTCGCGTGGACGTTCGGTGCAATGGGGTGGTTCGACATCGCGTTCAGCCAGCCGTTCATCGTCGTTCTCGTTCTTCTCACCGGGCTTTCCATCGACTACGGGCTCCACGTCGTGATGCGCTACCGCGAGGCCCGCGGGTCCAGTGAAACGGCACCCAGTCGCGCCATGGCCGTCGCACTCGGTAGTGTCGGTGTCGCGCTCGTTTACGTGACTACAACGACTGTCATCGGCTTCCTTTCAAACCTCACGAGTCCGCTGGCAGTCTTCCGTGAACTCGGGATCGTTAGCGCGATCGGGATCGTTGCCACACTACTCATCTTCGGCGTCTTCGTCCCTGCGCTGAAGGTCGAACTCGACGAGCTGCTCGAGAGCCGCGGTGTTGACCGTGTGAAACCGGCAGTCGGGACTGGGACCGGATTAATCAGTCGCCTCCTCGATACCGGTGCGACACTCGCAACGACGGCCCCATACGTCGTTATCATTGTCGCACTCCTCGTTAGTAGTGTGGGCGTTTACGGTGCGACGGGAATCAACGCCAGCTTCGAGCAGTCCGACTTCCTGGCGGAGGACCCCGACGACTGGCTGAAGAACTTACCCGGCCCGATTGCACCGGGAACGTACACGGCAGAAACGGCAATTGACACGCTCGACTCTGATTTTATTAGACAGGATACAACGACGACGATACTCGTCAGGGGTGACGTAGCCGACCCCGCAACGCTTGATCGCCTCAACTCGGCGCGGAAGAACGCCAGCAGCATGGATACGACGGAGACGTACATCGGTGGCGAGGCCGCGATCACTGATCCGATAACGGTGATGGATCGAGTCGCGGCGGAGAACGACTCGTTCAACGCGACGCTCGCGGCCGCCGATACCGATAACGATGGTGTCCCGGACGAAAACGTGGCCACCGTCTACGAAGAACTCTACCGAATCGCGCCCGAAGAGGCAGAGAATGTCATCTACCGTGATGACGGCGAGTACCGGGCGATTCGGATGGTTGTAATGGTCGACGGGAGTGCTGAAGACGAAACCGTCCGTGACCAGATGGGGTGGATCGCTGAGGACGTCGACGGCGAGGGCGTTTCAACGATCGCAACGGGGGACACCATCGTGAACCAGATCACGGCTGATCAGCTCGCGGAGACAGCCTTCATGAGTCTGGTGGTCGCGCTTGTGTCGGTACTCGTCGTCCTTACGGCCGCCTACCGGTTCACTGAGGGGAGCGCCTCACTCGGAGTCATAACGATCGTTCCTGTCGCGTTCACCCTGACATGGGTACTCGGAACGATGGCGCTGCTCGATATCCCGTTCAATATCGTCACTGGCATGATCACCGGACTTACCATCGGACTCGGAGTGGACTATAGTCTCCACATCAGCGAACGGTTTAACCAGGAACTCGAGGAGACGGAGACAGTCGCGGCGGCACTGCACGAGACTGTGAGTGGTACTGGCGGCGCACTGCTCTCGAGTGCAGTGACGACTGCCAGCGGATTTGCTGTGTTGCTCGTCGCGATACTTCCGTTCCTCCAGTCATTCGGCCTTATTACTGCGCTCACCATCGTCTTCGCCTTCCTTGCAAGCGTGTTCGTCCTTCCAAGTCTATTGGTCGTCTGGGCTCGGCTCGTGGGTCGCGGCGAGGGTACGGATACAGACTCGTGTGGTGCGGCGGCCGAGACCAACAGTGATGTCCCTAGGCGATAG